A stretch of DNA from Caldalkalibacillus uzonensis:
ATGCTGCCCATTATACAGCACAGTTTGAAAAAGGTAAACCTGTGGGAGTATAGGGAGCAGGAACCTCATCATTTGTCTGGCGGGCAAAAGCAGCGCTTAGCCATTGCCTCTGTCCTGGCCATGAAGCCGGAGGTACTCCTGTTTGATGAGGCCACATCCATGCTGGACCCTGTGGGGCGCCAGGAAGTGGTGGCTATGATGCACCTGTTGCACCGGGAAGGTTTGACTGTGATCAACATCACCCATGATATGGATGAAGCCCAACAGGCAGAACGTGTCATGCTGATTGCCGGGGGCAAGATTGCCGCCGACGGGCCGGCTCGAGAGATTTTAAGCCAAGCGGACCTGCTCAGGACTCACCGTTTGGATCCCCCTTTTGCTGTTGAAGTAAGAGAAGCACTTAAGAGCCAGGGGCTGTCCCTGGCTGATACCATACACACGAAAAAAGAGCTGGTTGAGGCGCTATGGAAATTATCACAAAGCACTTAGGTTATATCTATTACCCTCGTACTCCGTTTGCCAGAAGGGTATTAAAGGATGTTAATATCCACATCAAAGAGAATCAGCTGGTGGCTGTTGTCGGTCATACTGGCTCCGGAAAATCGACACTCATTCAACATTTTAACGGCTTGCTCAAACCGACGGAAGGATATGTGCAAGTGGGCCCAAATAAGCTTGAGGCGAAGCAAAAGAAAGCGCCCATCCTCTATGATTCTATCGGGCTTGTCTTTCAATATCCGGAACATCAGTTGTTTGAGGAATCTGTTGAAAAAGATATCGCCTTTGGTCCCAAGAACCTGGGCTGGCCGGAAGACTTGATCAAACAGCGTACAAGACAAGTCATCTCTAAAGTGGGACTCGATCCTTCCTACCTCAGCCGTTCACCGTTTGAGCTGAGCGGGGGAGAAAAGAGAAGAGTGGCGATTGCCGGGGTGCTGGTCATGCAGCCGGATATTCTTATTTTAGACGAGCCAACCGCTGGCTTGGATCCAGAAGGTCAGCGCCAGATGTTGGAGATGATGGCGGGCTGGAAGAAAGAGCAGGGGAAAACGGTCATATTAGTGACCCATCAGATGGGCCATGTGGCGGAATATGCTGATGAGGTGATCGTCATGGCAGACGGACAGGTCAAATGGCAGACCACGCCAGTGGCATTGTTTACTCAACATGCCGACCAATTGTCTCAGCTTGGTTTGGAGATACCGCCTCTTATTCAACTGGTTCAAAAGCTTAATGAGCGGCTGGAGCATCCGCTCAAGATCTCCTCAACCAAAAAGGAAGCTGTACTCAAAGCGATAGCAAGTCGCATTAAAGGAGCAAAGATAGGGATATGACAAGGTTAGGCATGGTCAGTATAGGCCAATATGTGCCTGGGCAGTCTGTGGTTCACCGTTTGGATCCCCGGACCAAGCTGGTGTCCGTCTTTTTAGTCATCATCGCCATTTTTACAGCCAGACAGGGATGGTCCTATGCCCTGGCCTCCGGTTTTGTCCTGGGCGCAGTGATGTTATCCCGTGTTCCCTGGTCTTTTATCTGGCGCGGGTTGAAACCGGTATGGATCATTTTGGCCATTACCTATCTGTTTCATATCTGGTTTACCCGTGAAGGGGAGGTATTATGGACAATAGGCCCTATCTCCTTTTACGAGGGAGGCGTGATCCAGGGTGCTGTGATAACTTATCGGATTGTTCTCTTGGTCATCATTGCTTCTCTGGTCACCCTGACCACCCCTCCTCTTGTCTTAACCAACGGCTTGGAACGCATGATGCAACCCTTGACCAAGTGGCGCTTTCCAGCCCATGAATTTGCGCTGATGGTGGCCATTGCCCTGCGCTTTATTCCGACTTTGTGGCAAGAAGCAGATAAGCTCATTAAAGCCCAGTTGGCCAGAGGGGCCCCGCTGGCCAGTGGCTCGGCATGGAAACGGGTGACAGCGCTGATTCCTATTTTAATCCCCCTCTTTCTGTCCGCTTTCAAGCGGGCTGAGGATTTGGCCTTGGCTATGGAAGCCCGGGGTTACCGGGGGGGAGAAGGACGGAGTCAGTTCAGACAGCTAAAGATGCACATGAGGGATTATGCAGCGCTAGTGATTACGGTTGGATATTGCTTGTTGCTGGTGATGATTGAGGTGATTCGATGAGCGAACAAGGTACTGGGGTGAACAAATGGAAATGTACCATTGCTTATGATGGCAGTGCTTATGCAGGCTTTCAGCGCCAGCCTAATGCGGTCACCATTCAAGGCCAGCTTGAAACAGTTTTAGAACGCATGCATCGCCACCCGGTACAAGTGGTGGGATCCGGCCGGACGGATGCTGGTGTCCATGCCCGGGGGCAAGTGGTTCACTTTGAAAGCAATCTCTCGCTGGATGAAAAAGCATGGATCAAAGCCCTCAACACCCAGTTACCGGCTGATATCCGCATCCTGCACGCGGAGAAAGTGCCTGCCGCTTTTCATGCCCGCCACGATGTACGCAGTAAACAGTATCGCTACTTTATCTATCATGCTCCTGTGCACTCCCCCTTTGTCAGACACTACAGCTGGCATGTGCCCGTCCCTTTGGATATCACCCGTATGCAGGAAGCTGGTTGTGTGTTAGAAGGCACCCATGACTTTACAGCCTTCAGTTCGGCTAAAACTGAGATCAAAGATAAAGTAAGAACGATCGAGCGGTTGGAAGTCCAAGTGCACTCTCCGGCGTCTGGCAGCAACAGCAGCCAGACAATGCTGGCAGACTTGCCTGTACAGGTAACTACCCATAAAGAGAGTACAGAGGGGAAGCTGATCACGGTGATCTGTACAGGAACCGGTTTTTTGTATAACATGGTACGTATTATCGTGGGCACCTTAATTGAAGTGGGTAAAGGGAAAAAGTCACCTAAGGAGGTAGAGCGGGCTTTACGGGAAAGGGACCGGGACTTGGCCGGGCCCACAGCGCCTCCTCAGGGACTGTTTCTGTGGGATGTCTTTTATGAGTAAATATCTGATACAAGCATCTTTTTTACGCTCGCTGGATGATGGACAAGTGCGGTGAGCGTTTGAAACACAAGCTGGAACCTTGACTCCCAACAATAGATGTTGTATTATATTCTTTGGTATTTTTCTTTCCACTAAAAAGCCCCGTTACGTGGATTGAAAATAGATGATAGCGGAAGATTGATGGAATCGCATAATTAGGAGGGAACAACATGCGTACCACTTATATGGCTAAGCCAAACGAAGTAGAGCGCAAATGGTATGTGGTGGACGCTGAAGGGCAAACATTGGGTCGTTTAGCCTCTAAAGTGGCCAGCATTTTGCGAGGAAAACATAAGCCTGAATATACACCACATGTGGATACTGGTGATTTTGTGATCGTGATCAACGCTGACAAAGTGCACTTAACCGGTGATAAGTTGAACAAGAAAATCTATTATCGCCACTCTCGTTATCCTGGCGGTTTGAAGCAGTTTACAGCTGCTGAAATGCTGAAAAACAAACCGGAGCGTGTCATTGAATTGGCTGTGAAAGGCATGCTGCCCAAAGGCCGTCTGGGACGTAAGCAAGGTAAAAAGCTGTTCGTTTATGCCGGAAGCGAGCACCCGCATCAAGCACAAAAACCGGAAGTTATTGAACTGTAAGGAGGGTATCCATTTTGGCACAAGTAACATATTACGGGACTGGACGTCGTAAGGAATCCGTTGCTCGTGTGCGCCTTGTCCCTGGTGACGGAAAAATCATCATTAATAAACGGGATATCAATGAATACTTTGGCTTAGAAACGCTGAAAAAGATTGTCAGACAGCCCCTGCAGCTGACAGAAACGGAAGGGCAATATGATGTCCTTGTTAACGTGAAAGGCGGCGGTTTTACCGGTCAAGCTGGTGCCATTCGTCACGGCATCTCCCGCGCGCTGTTGGAAGCTGACCCTGAATTGCGCCCTGTGCTGAAAAAAGCCGGTTTCCTGACACGTGATCCGCGCATGAAAGAGCGTAAGAAATACGGTCTTAAAAAAGCACGCCGTGCACCTCAATTCTCCAAACGTTAAAAAACGTCCAATATGCTTATTTATCAGTCCGGACCAAGGTCCGGCTTTTTTTATTGCATATCCTTGTCCTGAGGCTCGTATACATGATAAGGACAAGGGGGAAAAGGGATGAAACAAAAACTTGTGCCAATAATAGTCATCAGTTTGGTCATGGCTTTAGGCATATATATGCTCACTGATGCCATTGAGCGTGGAGCCAAATCTGCGTTAGGCCTTCCCTTAACCGGTCAGATTATCATTATAGATCCGGGGCATGGTGGCAGGGACGGGGGGGCCAGCAGCCGTTCGGGTATTGTGGAAAAGGATGTGGCTTTAGCCATTAGCATTTATCTGCGCGATTTGTTGCAGCAAGCGGGTGCTTTTGTGATCATGACCAGAGATACCGATGTGGATCTTGCCTCAGAAGAGGCCCATCGCTTGGGGAGGCGCAAAAAGGAAGATTTAATGAACAGGGTGAAACTGATCAACCAGAGTCAGGGGGATTTGTATGTGTCTATTCACCTCAACAGCATCACCTCACCCAACTGGAGAGGGGCCCAAACCTTTTATAACCCCCTGTGGGAAGAAAGTGAGCGCCTGGCGCGGTTTGTACAGGATGAGCTAATCCGTAATTTGGAAAACACCAACCGGCACGCCAAAAAAAATCAGGATATTTATATTTTAAAAGCCAGTCAAATTCCAGGGACTTTGGTAGAAGTGGGCTTTTTATCCAATCCCCACGAAGCCAACCTGCTCTCTACAGCTGAGTATCAGAAGAAAGTGGCATTTGCCATTTATGAGGGGATTCTGCGCTATTACAGCGATGAAAACAGTCTGGAGTTTCCCTAGGGGCTAATGAGTTTTTTCTAGACCTGAGCGTCAAAGTTTGGCTGAAATTCCCGGTTTTCTGTGGACAACGTTTTCTTAAACCTGGACGGAATATGTTATACTAAAGATAAAATGCCAGTTAAAAGAGGTGCCATGTATGTTAACAGAACAAAACATCCTTGATGCC
This window harbors:
- the rpsI gene encoding 30S ribosomal protein S9, which translates into the protein MAQVTYYGTGRRKESVARVRLVPGDGKIIINKRDINEYFGLETLKKIVRQPLQLTETEGQYDVLVNVKGGGFTGQAGAIRHGISRALLEADPELRPVLKKAGFLTRDPRMKERKKYGLKKARRAPQFSKR
- the truA gene encoding tRNA pseudouridine(38-40) synthase TruA → MSEQGTGVNKWKCTIAYDGSAYAGFQRQPNAVTIQGQLETVLERMHRHPVQVVGSGRTDAGVHARGQVVHFESNLSLDEKAWIKALNTQLPADIRILHAEKVPAAFHARHDVRSKQYRYFIYHAPVHSPFVRHYSWHVPVPLDITRMQEAGCVLEGTHDFTAFSSAKTEIKDKVRTIERLEVQVHSPASGSNSSQTMLADLPVQVTTHKESTEGKLITVICTGTGFLYNMVRIIVGTLIEVGKGKKSPKEVERALRERDRDLAGPTAPPQGLFLWDVFYE
- the cwlD gene encoding N-acetylmuramoyl-L-alanine amidase CwlD; this encodes MKQKLVPIIVISLVMALGIYMLTDAIERGAKSALGLPLTGQIIIIDPGHGGRDGGASSRSGIVEKDVALAISIYLRDLLQQAGAFVIMTRDTDVDLASEEAHRLGRRKKEDLMNRVKLINQSQGDLYVSIHLNSITSPNWRGAQTFYNPLWEESERLARFVQDELIRNLENTNRHAKKNQDIYILKASQIPGTLVEVGFLSNPHEANLLSTAEYQKKVAFAIYEGILRYYSDENSLEFP
- a CDS encoding energy-coupling factor transporter transmembrane component T family protein, yielding MTRLGMVSIGQYVPGQSVVHRLDPRTKLVSVFLVIIAIFTARQGWSYALASGFVLGAVMLSRVPWSFIWRGLKPVWIILAITYLFHIWFTREGEVLWTIGPISFYEGGVIQGAVITYRIVLLVIIASLVTLTTPPLVLTNGLERMMQPLTKWRFPAHEFALMVAIALRFIPTLWQEADKLIKAQLARGAPLASGSAWKRVTALIPILIPLFLSAFKRAEDLALAMEARGYRGGEGRSQFRQLKMHMRDYAALVITVGYCLLLVMIEVIR
- a CDS encoding energy-coupling factor transporter ATPase, which encodes MIQFENVSFSYTDMAEPLIKKISFSIKQGEWVAIIGPNGSGKSTIGKLINGLLIPDSGTIRVKGLDPAIDQERWQVRRTVGMVFQNPENQLVGTTVMDDVAFGLENLGVSPEDMLPIIQHSLKKVNLWEYREQEPHHLSGGQKQRLAIASVLAMKPEVLLFDEATSMLDPVGRQEVVAMMHLLHREGLTVINITHDMDEAQQAERVMLIAGGKIAADGPAREILSQADLLRTHRLDPPFAVEVREALKSQGLSLADTIHTKKELVEALWKLSQST
- the rplM gene encoding 50S ribosomal protein L13, which gives rise to MRTTYMAKPNEVERKWYVVDAEGQTLGRLASKVASILRGKHKPEYTPHVDTGDFVIVINADKVHLTGDKLNKKIYYRHSRYPGGLKQFTAAEMLKNKPERVIELAVKGMLPKGRLGRKQGKKLFVYAGSEHPHQAQKPEVIEL
- a CDS encoding energy-coupling factor transporter ATPase, yielding MEIITKHLGYIYYPRTPFARRVLKDVNIHIKENQLVAVVGHTGSGKSTLIQHFNGLLKPTEGYVQVGPNKLEAKQKKAPILYDSIGLVFQYPEHQLFEESVEKDIAFGPKNLGWPEDLIKQRTRQVISKVGLDPSYLSRSPFELSGGEKRRVAIAGVLVMQPDILILDEPTAGLDPEGQRQMLEMMAGWKKEQGKTVILVTHQMGHVAEYADEVIVMADGQVKWQTTPVALFTQHADQLSQLGLEIPPLIQLVQKLNERLEHPLKISSTKKEAVLKAIASRIKGAKIGI